A genomic window from Coccinella septempunctata chromosome 9, icCocSept1.1, whole genome shotgun sequence includes:
- the LOC123319921 gene encoding arrestin domain-containing protein 3-like, producing MVMDYIREFDIKLDKEYYYPGEQVNGTVILDTIENFKLRTIRILLRGKAHAEWKVLLSGDRRTVKDDQYFIDERQVIWGEKNLETTIPILPRGLHKFPFKFSLPESSLPCSFESKPTCIRYYFKVTIDIPYASPPQGMKYFTVIGPHIDCMEEQYLKPVVLEDRKSTCCWCCKKGTLMLRGVLERSAYVCKESIKLKATIDNQSENEVRLVVRLEQCCEFFIDRGVLGVSKDSKYLVFEYRGSNVKPHTRSKWDSANSLVLPPMPTTLVGICRLVQIYYILTVSLSSDKEPDLVQIQFPITIGTVPFRIPNSNQTPTIKYEHACSHVEGGRYIGPEFLLGQVYDGNEHHLREPVVLYKPLYVTVDKNSEN from the exons ATGGTGATGGATTATATAAGGGAGTTTGATATAAAACTAGATAAGGAGTATTATTATCCTGGGGAACAGGTTAATGGAACTGTTATTTTGGACACAATCGAAAATTTCAAGCTGAGAA CAATAAGGATATTACTTAGAGGAAAAGCGCATGCAGAATGGAAAGTTCTATTATCAGGAGACAGAAGAACT GTGAAAGATGACCAATACTTCATCGACGAACGTCAGGTCATATGGGGCGAGAAGAACCTGGAAACCACGATACCAATTCTACCAAGAGGCCTACACAAATTCCCTTTCAA ATTCTCTCTTCCCGAATCTAGTCTACCTTGTTCTTTTGAGAGCAAACCCACGTGCATAAGGTACTACTTCAAGGTCACCATAGACATCCCCTACGCCAGTCCACCGCAAGGGATGAAGTACTTCACGGTGATTGGACCACATATCGACTGTATGGAGGAGCAATACCTT AAACCTGTAGTCCTGGAAGACAGAAAAAGTACCTGTTGTTGGTGTTGTAAAAAGGGCACCCTTATGCTGAGGGGTGTTCTAGAAAGATCGGCCTATGTGTGCAAGGAAAGCATCAAGTTGAAAGCAACGATAGACAACCAATCGGAGAACGAGGTGAGACTGGTAGTAAGACTGGAACAGTGCTGTGAATTTTTCATAGACAGGGGTGTTCTTGGTGTCAGTAAGGATTCCAAATACCTCGTCTTTGAATACAG AGGGAGTAATGTGAAACCCCACACAAGAAGCAAATGGGATAGTGCCAATAGCTTAGTTTTACCGCCTATGCCAACAACCCTTGTCGGAATATGTCGACTGGTACAAATATACTATATTTTAACT GTCAGCCTATCTAGTGACAAAGAGCCAGATCTTGTTCAAATACAGTTTCCGATAACGATTGGAACAGTGCCCTTCAGAATTCCAAACAGCAACCAAACACCGACAATAAAATATG aacatgcTTGCTCTCATGTGGAAGGAGGTAGATACATTGGTCCAGAATTTCTCTTGGGACAAGTTTACGATGGGAACGAACACCATTTAAG GGAACCTGTAGTCTTATACAAACCTCTCTACGTAACAGTAgacaaaaattcagaaaattaa